A section of the Deltaproteobacteria bacterium genome encodes:
- a CDS encoding DUF4340 domain-containing protein — MRRVVILGLLACILGGYAYVTTPEKKTLGADAAKKTERPVLDFLSDKVTQLTVAFEGKQLVCQRTPQGWVEPSSGAPLRQDAVDDFLANLHKLLHLGEVEGDDRLGEDFGLKPPVARVSLQIEGESPRTLALGKNNPVQSSLYAQVNEAPQIVLVGSVIVWDMRKLFSAAGPTG; from the coding sequence ATGCGCCGCGTTGTGATTCTCGGACTCTTAGCCTGCATCCTTGGCGGCTATGCCTACGTCACAACGCCTGAGAAAAAGACCCTAGGGGCAGACGCGGCAAAGAAGACCGAGCGCCCGGTGCTCGATTTTCTTTCGGACAAGGTGACGCAGCTCACCGTTGCTTTCGAGGGGAAGCAACTGGTTTGTCAGCGAACCCCACAGGGATGGGTGGAACCGTCGAGTGGTGCCCCCTTGCGTCAAGATGCGGTCGATGACTTTCTTGCCAATCTGCACAAACTGCTACATTTGGGCGAAGTCGAGGGAGATGACAGACTAGGCGAGGATTTTGGTTTGAAACCCCCGGTTGCCCGTGTGTCGCTCCAAATCGAAGGCGAAAGCCCGCGGACTTTAGCGCTGGGAAAGAATAACCCCGTGCAGTCCAGCCTCTATGCTCAGGTCAACGAGGCACCTCAGATTGTGTTGGTCGGCTCTGTTATCGTCTGGGACATGCGCAAGCTTTTCTCTGCAGCGGGTCCGACTGGCTAG
- a CDS encoding Gldg family protein, translating into MARDAIVPSSQAEVGWLSRESTKRFVLLGLEIVFLLVLVVAIEALVTRANMRFDLTPEKKYSLSALTSQALHALNKPIQATVFYRRGDRDKHSELLDLMVQETPLFSYQLFDLDRAPGLAQRYGVTAYGATVVETEDNRLTLPLADEERLLNALLRVVQSEKTLYFLVGHGENDPVDAEERSGYGVLRKVLETENYRVRPLPLLTARQVPPDANLVIVSGPKGELSPGELEALTAYLQAGGHIIFMLDPYTVPALSVYLAQFGFKMEETVVVDDQNQVAGGEPLMPMIANFSKEVFPRQPRGEPMLPVVQPVRVQDGKAQPFAFSSDTSWIVKSKERAERNELTFKTGEDERGPFPVAAVASVGEGEKAGKVVVLGDSDFVNNFYVRVPGNVDFFMNTVSWLVGRQELISLGRAPNAPISKRGSTPRQSLYMTAGQSRLFFWVMVVLEPALVFLLGMVVFARRRQKG; encoded by the coding sequence ATGGCGCGGGACGCGATAGTGCCTTCTTCACAAGCGGAAGTCGGTTGGCTGAGCCGCGAATCGACCAAGCGGTTCGTCTTACTCGGGTTGGAGATTGTCTTTCTCCTGGTGCTCGTCGTTGCGATTGAGGCGTTGGTCACCCGCGCGAACATGCGCTTCGATCTCACACCGGAAAAAAAATATAGCCTTTCGGCGTTGACCTCACAGGCCTTACATGCCCTGAATAAACCCATACAGGCAACGGTGTTCTACCGGCGCGGGGATCGAGATAAACATAGCGAACTCCTCGACTTGATGGTGCAAGAGACGCCGCTTTTCTCGTATCAGCTCTTCGATCTTGATCGTGCCCCGGGGCTGGCACAACGCTATGGAGTTACTGCTTATGGGGCGACCGTTGTCGAGACCGAGGACAATCGTCTCACCCTTCCCCTGGCGGATGAGGAACGCTTGCTGAACGCGCTCTTACGAGTCGTGCAGTCGGAGAAGACCCTCTATTTTCTGGTCGGCCACGGTGAGAACGATCCGGTCGATGCCGAGGAACGATCCGGGTATGGCGTTTTGAGGAAGGTGCTGGAGACCGAAAATTATCGTGTGCGTCCGCTCCCGTTATTGACGGCACGTCAAGTTCCTCCGGATGCCAATCTGGTGATCGTTAGTGGTCCGAAAGGAGAGCTGAGCCCCGGGGAACTCGAGGCCTTGACCGCCTACCTTCAGGCCGGCGGCCATATCATCTTCATGCTCGATCCTTATACGGTCCCGGCTCTTTCCGTATACTTGGCGCAGTTCGGGTTCAAAATGGAAGAGACCGTTGTTGTCGACGACCAGAATCAGGTCGCGGGTGGTGAACCCTTGATGCCTATGATCGCGAATTTTTCCAAAGAGGTTTTCCCCCGCCAGCCGCGAGGCGAGCCCATGCTGCCGGTGGTGCAGCCGGTGCGGGTCCAAGACGGCAAAGCCCAACCTTTTGCATTCTCCAGCGACACAAGTTGGATCGTAAAAAGCAAGGAACGTGCGGAACGGAACGAACTGACGTTTAAGACTGGCGAGGACGAACGCGGCCCGTTTCCCGTGGCTGCGGTGGCGTCCGTCGGCGAAGGGGAAAAAGCCGGGAAAGTTGTGGTGTTGGGCGACTCGGACTTTGTGAATAATTTCTACGTGCGCGTGCCTGGAAACGTCGATTTCTTCATGAACACCGTCAGTTGGCTCGTTGGCCGGCAGGAGCTGATATCGCTGGGGCGTGCGCCGAATGCGCCGATCTCCAAACGTGGCTCCACGCCTCGGCAAAGCTTATACATGACGGCAGGACAATCGCGTCTTTTCTTTTGGGTGATGGTGGTGCTCGAACCGGCACTGGTGTTTCTGCTCGGCATGGTGGTATTCGCTCGTCGGAGGCAAAAAGGATGA